The genomic segment CCTGGAACGAAAATACTCGTCCCAAACCAACCCGATGCTCATTGCTCTTTACTTGCTTCGTATTCAACCCATTCCGGTTTATACTTTACGACATTACGTTGATGTTCTTCATACGTCTCTTCGTAAAGAATCTGCCCTTTTGGATTTTTTTCGCTCGGTGGCCGAGCAAAGAAATAAACATACTTTGTTTTATTCGGATTGAGTACGGCGAGTACGGAATCTTTACTGACTGTTGAAATCGGACCAATTGGAATTCCCTCATATTTATACGTATTGTATTTCGAGTTATTCTCAAGATCCTTCAATGTCGTTAATGCCGTGTTTTCTCCCGTACCATACCAGACCGTTGGATCCGATTGAAGTTTCATGCCATCATCAAGACGATTTTTGAAAACGCCAGCGATTTCACGACGGTCTTTCGCTGTTGCCGCTTCACGTTCGACCATCGCACCAAGACTGAGTACTTCATGGAATGTCATTCCTGATTCTTTAATCGCATCTGCATTTGCATCATAAATTTTTTCCATCTCGTCAAGCATCGTTTCAGCAATTTGATTGATGTTTTTCCCTTTATCAAATTCATATGTCGCCGGGAACAAGTAACCTTCAAGGGAGTAGAGTACCCCTTTTTGTTTCACTTCGTCCGTTAACATCGGGTACTTTTCAATCAAACTGTTGATGTACGTTTGATCCGTCAGTGCTTTACGAACGGCATCTTGCTTAAAGCCCGTTGCTT from the Exiguobacterium oxidotolerans JCM 12280 genome contains:
- the mltG gene encoding endolytic transglycosylase MltG: MENEWKHNAEIENKRRRTSRRITLIILSVLFTIFLVAGAAIYIFLKNSLEPVNADATKSVKVEIPLGAGTSTISSILKDKDLIANETIFRYYVRYKNESSFQAGTYTLTQAMTPDEIINKLKTGKVMKAADVKMTIPEGITMDRQIAVIAKATGFKQDAVRKALTDQTYINSLIEKYPMLTDEVKQKGVLYSLEGYLFPATYEFDKGKNINQIAETMLDEMEKIYDANADAIKESGMTFHEVLSLGAMVEREAATAKDRREIAGVFKNRLDDGMKLQSDPTVWYGTGENTALTTLKDLENNSKYNTYKYEGIPIGPISTVSKDSVLAVLNPNKTKYVYFFARPPSEKNPKGQILYEETYEEHQRNVVKYKPEWVEYEASKEQ